One Anopheles marshallii chromosome 3, idAnoMarsDA_429_01, whole genome shotgun sequence genomic region harbors:
- the LOC128711547 gene encoding uncharacterized protein LOC128711547, with product MDSKSTLFAVVCLLGMALLVQSFDNGTRHDADAKPGRRYKRMYVMCPPKFSRIGNECYYISPGKQNWLDAYFECKDHNSKLAEPMKYEDKHLRRYLQKINLSEDLWIGGTYNWKVNKWQWGHNGRDIEYQSFSQMVPGSSKDLKYNCALLRSDLKYRWSAQECTNKNNFICQHRMPLVSENGRYSLYDKWNKTYPDQKANEKVVYIMDEPNDRNQSNNNVKPRIYNSRKRVIQSNPSIRPRPEHRRKPYLKKKPVQAATGPYYIPSEVVVGRKQHLAQYAPDAPNDINTIDSGHRNGYHSVSQFNVDFTTRNGKNRAAIIPGGYRPGYGSPTHMETRGPHQHRHQPGQHKTTKRTHYFMPTRPPTTPSTSTPATTTTTTTTTPRPQTTTSWPMPTKRIHYSPLTTNKMLKQHTAHPMSTNERKLKREQLRERLQRLSYEEQLLFFQDRANRKKLKEQQLRDQQRENEVVQ from the exons ATGGATTCGAAATCCACACTGTTCG CCGTCGTTTGTCTGCTGGGCATGGCGCTGCTAGTGCAGAGTTTTGATAACGGAACGCGGCACGATGCGGACGCCAAACCGGGCCGTCGCTACAAGCGCATGTATGTGATGTGCCCGCCAAAGTTTAGTCGCATCGGTAACGAGTGTTACTACATCTCGCCGGGCAAACAGAACTGGCTGGATGCGTACTTCGAGTGTAAGGACCACAACAGCAAGCTGGCGGAACCGATGAAGTACGAGGACAAGCATCTCAGGAGATATCTGCAGAAAATTAACC tgtcAGAAGATCTCTGGATTGGCGGCACCTACAACTGGAAGGTGAACAAATGGCAATGGGGCCACAATGGGCGCGACATCGAGTATCAATCGTTCAGCCAAATGGTTCCTGG GAGCAGCAAGGATTTGAAATACAACTGTGCACTGCTACGGTCCGACCTCAAATACAG ATGGTCGGCCCAAGAGTGCACGAATAAGAACAATTTTATCTGCCAACATCGTATGCCGCTAGTGTCCGAAAATGGACGGTACAGTTTGTATgacaaatggaacaaaaccTACCCCGACCAGAAGGCGAACGAGAAGGTGGTGTACATCATGGACGAACCGAACGATCGAAACCAAAG CAATAACAATGTGAAGCCGCGCATCTACAACAGCAGGAAGCGGGTGATACAATCGAACCCCTCGATTAGACCCCGTCCGGAACATCGGCGCAAACCTTACCTGAAGAAGAAGCCTGTTCAAGCTGCTACCGGACCGTACTACATCCCGTCGGAAGTGGTGGTCGGACGCAAGCAACATCTCGCCCAGTATGCACCGGACGCACCGAACGATATCAACACGATCGATAGCGGCCATCGTAACGGGTACCATTCGGTGTCACAGTTTAACGTTGACTTTACCACACGCAATGGCAAGAACCGGGCAGCAATCATACCGGGCGGTTACCGACCCGGGTACGGATCGCCGACCCATATGGAGACACGCGGACCGCATCAACACCGGCACCAGCCGGGCCAGCATAAAACTACCAAACGAACCCATTACTTCATGCCGACACGTCCACCAACTACACCGAGCACCAGCACCCcggcaacgacgacgacgaccaccACTACCACACCACGACCGCAAACCACCACAAGCTGGCCGATGCCGACGAAGCGAATCCATTACTCACCACTAACAACCAACAAAATGCTGAAGCAGCACACGGCCCACCCAATGTCGACGAACGAAAGAAAGCTGAAGCGCGAGCAACTGCGCGAACGGCTCCAGCGGTTATCGTACGAGGAGCAGCTGCTCTTCTTCCAGGATCGGGCCAACCGGAAGAAGCTAAAGGAACAGCAACTGCGCGACCAGCAGCGCGAAAATGAGGTGGTGCAGTAA